DNA from Fusobacterium perfoetens:
ACCCTGACAAATATGCAAACGCTTCTCACGAGGAAAGAGATTATCACGAAAAGAAATTTAAAGAAATAAATGAGGCTTATGAGAAATTAACTAAATAAGAAAATTTTAGTGATTTTTTATTGCATAATTTCGTTTATGTGGTATAATTTAGTAAACTAGTTTGTAAGGAGAGAGATAGTATGCAATTAAAAGCGTTAATTCTAGCTGCTGGAAAAGGAACTAGAATGAAATCTGATTTGCCTAAAGTAATTCATTTAGTAAATGGAGTACCTATGGTTCAAAAAATACTTAATGAGTTAAAAAAAATAGACACTGAAGAAAATATATTAATATTGGGACACAAAAAGGAAGAAATTCTTGCGAAAATAAAAGATGTTTCTTATGTAGTTCAAGAGGAACAACTTGGAACAGGTCACGCAATAATGCAAGCTAAAGAACTTTTAAAAGATTATGAGGGAGATGTAATGATCCTTTGTGGAGATACTCCTCTTTTAAAAAGTGAAACTTTAGAAAAAATGTACAACTACCACAAAGAAAATGGTTGTACAACAACAGTTCTTACAGCAATCTATGAAAATCCATTTGGCTATGGAAGAATAGTTAAAGAAAATGGAGATGTTGTAGGGATAGTTGAGGAAAAAGAAGCAAGCGAAGAAATAAAAAAAATAAAAGAAGTGAATGCTGGGGTATATTGTTGTAATTCTAAAGAGTTATTTAAAGCTTTAGACAGAATAGATAATAACAATGAAAAAGGTGAATATTATCTTACTGATATAATAGGTATCCAAGTAAAAGATGGAAAAAAAGTTTCAAGCTTTGTGTTAGAAGATAGCGAGGAGATTTTAGGAGTTAATTCTAAAGTAGAATTAGCACAAGCTTCAAGAGTATTAAGAGAGAGAAAAAATAAAGAGTTGATGGAAGAGGGAGTAATACTTATCGACCCAGCAACTACTTACATAGAAGAAACTGTAAAAATAGGTAAGGACACAGTTATTTATCCTGGTGTTGTACTACAAGGGAATACAGTTATTGGAGAAAATTGTGAAATTATCGGAAATACTAGAATAATAGACAGTACATTAAAAAATAATATAAGAGTTGAATCTTCTGTAATAGAAGAAAGTATCTTAGAAGATAAGGTAACAATGGGACCTTTTGCACATCTAAGACCAAAAGCACATCTTAAAGAAAAAGTTCATATTGGAAACTTCGTAGAAGTTAAAAAATCTACATTAGAGCCTGGAGTAAAAGCAGGACATCTAACTTATTTAGGAAATGCCACTGTTGGTAAAGATACAAACATAGGAGCAGGAACAATAACTTGTAACTATGACGGAGTAAATAAATTCGATACTCATATTGGAGAAAAAGTATTTATTGGAAGTAGCACAATGTTAGTTGCTCCAGTAAATATAGGGGATAACGCTCTTACAGGAGCTGGTTCAGTAATCACTAAAGATGTTCCAGAGGACTCTTTAGCTGTTGAAAGAAATAAGCAATTAATAAAACTTAAATGGAGGAAATAGACAAATGCAAATTGATATGAAAGAAGTAAAAATTTTTTCAGGAACATCAAATGTAGAATTAGCAGAGAAAATTGCTAAAAGATTAAATTGCAAACTAGGAGATGTACAAATTGTTAGATTCAAAGATGGTGAAATCTATGTAAGAGTAGACGAAACTGTTAGAGGAAGAGATATATTTGTAATTCAACCAACTTCTGGTCCAGTAAATGAAAATTTAATGGAACTTTTAATTTTCATTGATGCGTTAAAAAGAGCATCTGCCAAATCAATCAACGTTTTAATGCCATATTATGGTTATGCTAGACAAGAAAGAAAATCTAGCCCAAGAGAACCAATCACAGCAAAATTAGTTGCAAACTTACTTACAACAGCAGGAGCAGACAGATTAGTAGGAATGGATTTACACGCTGACCAAATCCAAGGATTCTACGATATACCAGTAGACCATTTACAAGCTCTACCATTACTTGCAAAATATTTCTTAGATAAAGGATTCAAAGGAGACGATGTTGTAGTTGTTTCTCCAGACATCGGTGGAGTAAAAAGAGCTAGAAAATTAGCTGAATGGTTAGATTGTAAAATCGCTATCATCGATAAAAGAAGACCAAAACCAAATTTATCAGAAGTTATGAACTTAATCGGAGATGTTGAAGGAAAAATCGCTATCTTCATAGATGATATGATAGATACAGCTGGAACTATAACAAATGGTGTAGAAGCTATAATCAAAAGAGGAGCTAAAGAAGCTTACATCTGTTGTAGCCATGCTATCCTTTCAGGACCAGCAGTAGAAAGATTAGAAAAATGTCCAGTTAAAGAAGTAATAGTAACTGACAGTATAAGACTTGCTGATGAAAAGAAAATAGACAAAATAAAAGTTTTATCAGTAGATGTATTATTTGCGAAAGCAATCGAAAGAATAGTTAAACACGAATCAGTTTCTGAGTTATTTGAAAGTATCGATACTTTTGAAGACAAATAATATTCTTCGTAAGTAGAAAAAACAAAAAAAGCTAGTGATTATACTAGCTTTTTTTTCTTTTTTATGCTAAAATATATTGCGAAAGTTTAAATAAAAAACTTGATTTTTTCACAAGAGGGATACAATAATGGAAATGTCATTGGAGAAAATAGGTATAAGATTAAAGAAAGGTGAACTTATAATATACCCAACTGATACAGTTTATGGAGTTGGTGGAGTATTAAAAGAGGACACTTTAAAAAAAATATATGAGGCGAAAACAAGAAGTTTTTCCTCACCACTTATAGCTCTCGTTAATAGTCTTGATAAGGTAGACGAGATAGCAATAATAAGTGACGAACATAGGGAAAAAATAAATAAATTGATTAAAAGATTTTGGCCCGGTGGACTAACTATAATTCTTAAAAAAAGAGAGAATGTTCCAGCAATAATGGTTTCAAATGGTGAAACTGTTGGGGTGAGAATGCCAAATCATAAACTAGCTCTGGATATAATTGAGAGTGCTGGTGGAATTCTTGCAACAACTAGTGCTAATATTTCTGGTGAAGCTACACCGTCTTCTTTTGTAGAAATATCTCCTATTTTCAAAGAGAGAGTTGATATTGTGATAGATGGGGGAAAATGTCCAATAGGAACAGCATCTACAATAATTGATATGAGTAAAAGTAAAATAAGTATTTTGAGAGAAGGAAGTATCTCAAAAGAGGAAATAGAAAATATAATAGGGAAAATATAATTAGTGGAGGTAAAAATGAAAGGTCAAAGAATTAACCCAGAAAAAATTAATCCTATGGAAATAAATGCAATGTCTTCTATGATGGGAATGATGGGAATTTTACAAAAAATAGGGAAAGGTAAAAGAAAATACTCTATAAAACTTGAAAAGAATCATAAAAAGTTTTTAGCAAGATTTATGGTTGATATAAAGAAAGAATTTGAAAAAACATATGCAAATGTCCCTCAAATGAAAGGTGTACTATCATTTTTAGATTATATAAAAACTTCTTGTGAAAATAAAGATTTAAAAGAATTAAATGTAAGCTATGAA
Protein-coding regions in this window:
- the glmU gene encoding bifunctional UDP-N-acetylglucosamine diphosphorylase/glucosamine-1-phosphate N-acetyltransferase GlmU, with the protein product MQLKALILAAGKGTRMKSDLPKVIHLVNGVPMVQKILNELKKIDTEENILILGHKKEEILAKIKDVSYVVQEEQLGTGHAIMQAKELLKDYEGDVMILCGDTPLLKSETLEKMYNYHKENGCTTTVLTAIYENPFGYGRIVKENGDVVGIVEEKEASEEIKKIKEVNAGVYCCNSKELFKALDRIDNNNEKGEYYLTDIIGIQVKDGKKVSSFVLEDSEEILGVNSKVELAQASRVLRERKNKELMEEGVILIDPATTYIEETVKIGKDTVIYPGVVLQGNTVIGENCEIIGNTRIIDSTLKNNIRVESSVIEESILEDKVTMGPFAHLRPKAHLKEKVHIGNFVEVKKSTLEPGVKAGHLTYLGNATVGKDTNIGAGTITCNYDGVNKFDTHIGEKVFIGSSTMLVAPVNIGDNALTGAGSVITKDVPEDSLAVERNKQLIKLKWRK
- a CDS encoding ribose-phosphate diphosphokinase produces the protein MQIDMKEVKIFSGTSNVELAEKIAKRLNCKLGDVQIVRFKDGEIYVRVDETVRGRDIFVIQPTSGPVNENLMELLIFIDALKRASAKSINVLMPYYGYARQERKSSPREPITAKLVANLLTTAGADRLVGMDLHADQIQGFYDIPVDHLQALPLLAKYFLDKGFKGDDVVVVSPDIGGVKRARKLAEWLDCKIAIIDKRRPKPNLSEVMNLIGDVEGKIAIFIDDMIDTAGTITNGVEAIIKRGAKEAYICCSHAILSGPAVERLEKCPVKEVIVTDSIRLADEKKIDKIKVLSVDVLFAKAIERIVKHESVSELFESIDTFEDK
- a CDS encoding L-threonylcarbamoyladenylate synthase, with product MEMSLEKIGIRLKKGELIIYPTDTVYGVGGVLKEDTLKKIYEAKTRSFSSPLIALVNSLDKVDEIAIISDEHREKINKLIKRFWPGGLTIILKKRENVPAIMVSNGETVGVRMPNHKLALDIIESAGGILATTSANISGEATPSSFVEISPIFKERVDIVIDGGKCPIGTASTIIDMSKSKISILREGSISKEEIENIIGKI